Proteins encoded by one window of Desulfurellaceae bacterium:
- a CDS encoding FAD:protein FMN transferase: MLRPLRLHIILHVFGCLLLLSLPSAGLPLSCVIDGRYTMGTVLQLTLCGTDPDHTRRTSDSLFQTAARLDRLLTTYAPDSPVSRLNATAGQGAMPVPAEVMDALSLSVRYWELTRGTFDITVGPLMALWKNASGLPSPDAVRHTLSRVGSHQIVLSPQGTVALAQQDMTLDLGGIGKGFALDRMVALLKERRVGRALLNFGHSSQWAVGRPPDAPGWRLLVRLPDGTITGIATLRDQALSVSGSLGQSVALGDRRYGHVIDPRTGQPIQRDLLACVVAPSAAQAEALSKALLILGESEGTALLERQSGVEGLLLEADGQRWETKGWRQAVSFVAL; this comes from the coding sequence ATGCTGCGACCTCTCCGCCTCCACATCATCCTCCATGTCTTCGGCTGCCTGCTCCTGCTGAGTCTGCCGAGCGCCGGCCTGCCGCTGTCGTGCGTGATCGACGGCCGCTACACCATGGGCACGGTCTTGCAGCTGACGCTGTGTGGAACCGACCCAGACCATACCCGGCGCACCAGCGACAGCCTGTTTCAGACTGCGGCTCGGCTGGATCGGCTGCTGACGACATACGCGCCCGACAGCCCGGTCAGCCGTCTGAACGCCACGGCCGGCCAGGGCGCGATGCCCGTTCCGGCCGAGGTCATGGACGCGCTCTCCCTGTCCGTTCGCTACTGGGAGCTGACCCGCGGCACGTTTGACATCACCGTTGGCCCGCTCATGGCCTTGTGGAAGAACGCCTCCGGCCTGCCCTCCCCCGACGCTGTGCGGCACACCCTCAGCCGGGTCGGCAGCCACCAGATCGTCCTCTCCCCGCAGGGGACGGTTGCCCTGGCTCAGCAGGATATGACCCTCGACCTCGGGGGTATTGGCAAGGGGTTTGCGCTCGACCGCATGGTCGCCCTGCTCAAGGAGCGGCGGGTCGGCCGCGCCCTGCTCAATTTTGGCCACAGCAGCCAGTGGGCTGTGGGCCGCCCGCCCGATGCCCCAGGCTGGCGGCTGCTGGTCCGACTCCCGGACGGTACCATCACGGGGATCGCCACCCTGCGCGACCAAGCCCTGTCCGTCTCGGGCAGCCTGGGCCAGAGTGTCGCGCTCGGCGACCGGCGCTACGGGCATGTGATCGATCCCCGCACCGGGCAGCCCATTCAACGCGACCTGCTGGCCTGCGTGGTCGCTCCCAGCGCCGCCCAGGCCGAAGCCTTGAGCAAAGCCTTGCTCATCCTCGGTGAATCGGAAGGAACGGCGCTGCTGGAGCGTCAGTCAGGCGTAGAGGGCCTGTTACTCGAAGCAGACGGGCAGCGGTGGGAAACGAAGGGCTGGCGGCAGGCCGTTTCGTTTGTTGCTTTGTAA